The nucleotide window CCGCCGGCATGAACCTCACTTTCGATTCGCTGATGGTGCGGGCGCTGGACGAGCCGGATGCGCTCTACGGCCTCGTCGCCCGCAACGTGGAAGCGAGCGAGGACGGCCTCACCTACCGCTTTGCGCTTCGACCCCAGGCGCGGTTCCACGACGGCTCGCGCCTCACCGCCGCCGATGTCGCCTTCTCGCTGATGCTCCTGAAGGAGAAGGGGCATCCCGAGATCTCGCAGGTCATCCGGGACATGGCGGAGGCCGTCGCCGAGGGTGACGAGACCGTGGTCGTGCGCTTCGACAAGGGCCGCAGCCGCGACCTGCCCCTGTTCGTCGCGACGCTGCCGATCTTCTCGAAGGCCTATCAGGCCGGCCGCGACTTCGAGGCCTCCACCCTGGAGCCGCCGATGGGGTCCGGTCCCTACAAGGTCGGGCGCCTGGAGGCCGGCCGTTTCATCGAGCTCGAACGGGTCGCGGATTACTGGGCCGCCGACTTGCCGGTGATGATCGGCCACAACAATTTCGATCAGATCCGTTACGAGTATTTCCGCGATCGTCAGGTGGCCTTCGAGGCGTTCAAGAGCGGCATCTTCACCTTCCGCGAGGAGTTCACCGCCCGCGTCTGGGCGACGGGCTACGACTTCCCAGCCTTCCGCGAGGGCCGGGTGCGCAAGGAGGTGGTGCCGGATGCGCGCCCCTCGGGCACGCAGGGCTGGTGGATCAATACGAGGCGCGAGGCCTTCGCCGACCGCCGCGTGCGCGAGGCGATCGGCCTGTGTTTCGATTTTCCCTGGGCGAACAAGAACCTGATGTTCGGCGCCTATATCCGCACCGCCTCGTTCTTCGAGAATTCCGACCTCAAGGCCACCGGCAAACCCTCGCCGGACGAGCTCGCCCTCCTCGACCCGATGCGCGCCGACCTCCCCGACGAGGTCTTCGCGGAGGCGTGGCAGCCGGCCCATTCCGACGGGTCCGGCCAGGACCGGGCGCTGCTCAGCCGGGCCGTGGCGCTCCTGCGCGAGGCGGGCTGCACCCGCGACGGCGGCACCATCAAGCTGCCGAACGGCAAGCCGCTGGAGATCGAGTTCCTCGATGCGGACCCCGGCCTTGAGCCACACACCCAGTCCTTCATCCGCAATCTCGGCCTGATCGGGATCAAGGCCGGCATCCGTCGCGTCGACGCGTCCCAGTATCAGGCGCGGCTCAAGGATTTCGATTTCGACGTCACCTCGCGCCGCTACGGCAGCGGGCCGACCCCCGGCCCGGAACTGCGGCAGGTCTACGGATCGGCAAGTGCCGCGACGCCGGGCTCGGACAATCTCGCCGGGGTGTCGAACGCGACGGTGGACGCGCTGATCGGCAAAGTGCTCGACGCGACCTCGCGGACCGATCTCACCACCGCCGCGCGTGCCCTCGACCGTGTGCTACGGTCGGGCCGCTACTGGATTCCGATGTGGTACAAGGCGGATCACCGGCTCGCCCTGTGGGACGTCTACGACCATCCCGTGCCGGGGCCGGCCTACGATCTCGGCGCGCCGTCGATCTGGTGGCACGATGCCGACAAGGCCCGGCGCATCGGCAGGAATTGAGGACCAGACGTGCTCGCCTACATCCTGCGCCGCATCGCCCTCATGGTCCCGACGATCTTCGGGATCATGCTCATCACCTTCGTGATCGTGCAATTCGCGCCCGGCGGCCCGGTGGAGCGCGTGCTGGCGCAGCTGCAGGGACAGGGCGAGGGCAGCCTGTCGCGGGTCACGGGAGGTGCCGGCGATCTCGGCGGAGGCGGGCGCAGCGCCGGCGGCGGTTCGGAGGCGAGTTCCCGCTATCGTGGCGCGCAGGGGCTCGACCCGGCCTTCATCAAGAAGCTGGAACAGCAATTCGGCTTCGACAAGCCGGCGCCCGAGCGCTTCGCCAAGATGCTCTGGGATTACGCGACCTTCGATTTCGGCAAGAGCTACTTCCGCGATGTCTCGGTGCTGCAGCTGATCCGCGAGCGGCTGCCGGTCTCGATCTCGCTCGGCCTGTGGATGACGCTCCTGTCCTATGCGATCTCGATTCCGCTCGGCATCCGCAAGGCGGTGAAGGACGGATCGCGCTTCGACCTGTGGACCTCGAGCATCGTCATCATCGGCTACGCCATCCCGAGCTTCCTGTTCGGCATCGCCCTCATCATCCTGTTCGCGGGCGGCTCGTTCCTGCAGATCTTCCCGATCCGGGGGCTCACCAGCGAAGGCTTCGACAGCTTCACCCTCTGGGGCAAGATCGTCGATTACGCCTGGCACATGACGTTGCCGCTCACCGCCCTGGTGCTCGGTGCCTTCGCCACCTCGACGCTGCTCACCAAGAACTCGTTCCTCGACGAGATCCGCAAGCAATACGTGCTGACTGCGCGGATGAAGGGCCTCACCGAGCGACGCGTCCTCTACGGGCACGTCTTCCGCAACGCCATGCTGATCGTGGTGGCGGGCTTTCCCGGCGCCTTCATCTCGGCCTTCTTCGCGGGCTCGCTGCTGATCGAGACGATCTTCTCCCTCGACGGTCTGGGGCTCCTGTCCTTCACCTCCATCGTCGGGCGCGACTACCCGATCGTGTTCGCCACGCTCTACATCTTCTCGCTGATGGGACTGGCGATGAACCTGCTCTCCGACCTGATCTACACCTGGATCGATCCGCGCATCGATTTCTCCGCTCGCGCGACATGACCAGCCTTCCCCTGGTCATCCGGCCCGAACGGCCGGGAGATGTCGACGCCATCGATCGGCTGCATGCCCGCGCCTTCGGGCCGGGGCGCTTCGCCCGCACCGCCTATCGCCTGCGCGAGGGCACCCTGCCGCTGGTCGATCTCTGTTTCACCGCGCTCGTCGGCACCTACCTCGTCGGATCCCTCCGGATCGGCCCGGCGCAAGCCGGCGGTCCGCTTCTCGTGCTGGGACCGCTCACCGTCGATCCGAGCTTCGAGAAGCGCGGCATCGGCGGATCGCTGATGCGGGCGAGCCTCGATGCGGCGCGGGCCGGCGGCCATGGCCTCGTCGTGCTGGTGGGCGACGCGCCGTATTACCGCCGTTTCGGCTTCACCCCGGTGCCGCCCGGCCGGCTGATCCCGCCCGGACCGGTGGACCCGTCGCGCTTCCTCTGGCTCGAACTCCATCCGGGGGCCATCGGGACGGTGTCGGGGATCGTGAGCGCCGACCGTTCGCTCGCCACCCTTGGCGGCGAGGCGCGAGGCTGACCCTTCTCCCTCGTGCGGAAGAGCCGAAGGCGGTTGGATGATCCTCAGAGAGAGAGGGCATCGGAGCTACGCCCTCCAGACCTCTCTCTGCGAGGAGGAGAGGCAGGCGGTCTGCGGTCGGTTGGTGGCATGACCGAACCCAGTGCCGTTTCTGCGACGCGATCCGTTTCCCATCTGCGGAAGAAGGTGGCTCGCAGCCAAGTCGGATGAGGGAAGCCACGGTGCCGAATGTCGCGCTGCCCCTCTCCCGGTCGCTCCGCGACCACCCTCCCCCGCAGAGGGGGGAGGGTCGAGGATCTACGCCGCCCGCCCGCTCCGTCCCTCGACCAGCCACATCGCCAGAACCGCTCCGGCCAGGGCCACCAGAGCCCACAGGCCGAGGGCCAGGGGATAGACCTCGACGCCACGGATGACGGCGCTGTCGCTAGGGCGGAAGCCGATCCAGTCGGCACCGGCGAGGCGCCCGCTGCGCACGGATTGCAGGCGCGGCACCACATTGCTTCCGCCCGCATCGGCGATCCGGCGGATCGACCCGCCCGTGCCTTCGGCCAGGGCCTTCAGGCGCTCGGTATCGCTGAAGACGTCGGTCAGCTCGCGCGGATTGGGCGGCCCCACGCTGACGAAGGCGATGAGCGAGCCGGAGCGCAGGGTGTGCAGCCCCAGTTCGGTCGCCTCGAAGGTGGTGGAGAACAGGCCGGGCTCGCCCTGAGTGAGAGTCAGCGTCCGCTCCGGTCCGGTCGGCCCCTTCACGGTGACGGGCTCGGCGGTCTCGGCCATGGTCTGGCGCTCGACGCGGACCTCGCGGCCATGCCCCGTCGTCTGTGCCCGCAGGGCCTCCTCTTCGAGAGCCGGCTCCTTCATCAGCCAATGACCGAGGCGACGGAGCAGGTCGAGATACGGGCCGCCTTCTTGATAGCCGCGCGCCCAGAGCCAGGCATGGTCCGACAGAAGCAGGGCGACGCGGCCCTTCTCCTCCCGCGACAAAGCGAGGAGCGGCAGCGCGTTCGGCCCCTGGAGGATCGGCTGGATTCCGGCCTTGGTCTGCGCCGAGACGATCCGCAGCCAGTCGCCCCAGGCGGGGGGCGATGCGTCCGAACCCGGCAGCGCGCGGGTGACGGGATGGCGCGTTCCGGTGCCGGTCAGCGTCGCCTTGTAAGGCTGCTCGACCACCCGCCCGTTGGGCTCGCCCGGCAGGATCTGCGCGAGCCGCGTGCGGGCGAGGCTCGCCGACGAGGCGAATTCCGGTCCCGCCGCGATGAGCAGCGCACCGCCATCGCGGACGTAGCGGACGATGTTGTCGAAATAGGCCGAGGGCAGCACGCTCTGGTTGGCGTAGCGGTCGAAGATGATGAGATCGAAATCCTTGATCTTCTGGACGAACAACTCGCGCGTCGGGAAGGCGATGAGCGAGAGTTCGGAGATCGGCGTGCCGTCCTGCTTCTCCGGCGGACGCAGGATGGTGAAGTGGACGAGATCGACGTTGGCGTCCGATTTCAGCAGGTTGCGCCAGGTGCGCTCGCCCTGGTGCGGCTCGCCCGAGACGAGGAGCACGCGCAGCTTCTCGCGGATGCCCTCGATCGGCAGCACCGCGCGGTTGTTGATCGTGGTCAACTCGCCCGGCAGCGGCTCGACCTCGATCTCCACGACGTTGGGGCCGCCATGCTCGATCTTCGTCGTCAGCGAGAACGGCTGGCCGGTGGGGAAGGTGCGGCGTCCGATCTCCTCGCCGTCCCTCCGCACGGTGACGGTGGCGCTGCCGGTGCCGCCGCGCTCCATCACCTCGGCGCGGATGGTGAGATCGCGCCCGACGATGCCGAAGCGCGGCGCCTCGATCAGCTTGATCTGCCGGTCGCGCTCGTCGGGATGTCCGGTGACGAGGACATGGAGCGGCGCCTTGATGCCGAGTGCGGCGACGGAGGCCGGGATGTCGTGGACGACGCCGTCCGTGAGCATCACCACGCCTGCGAGCCGGTCCGGCGGCACGTCGGCGAGGCCCTGGGACAGGGCGGTGAACAGCTTGGTGCCGTCATCGCCGTCCTTGGCGTCGGGCACGTCGATGAAGCGCGGCTCGATATTCGTCAGCGCCCCGAAGCGGCGCTGCAATTCGGCCCGGACGGCGTCGGTCATGGCCGGCCTGTCGCCCAGCGTCTGCGACCCCGAGCGATCGACGACGATGGCGGCGATGTCCTTCACCGGCTCGCGATCCTCGCGCACCAGGGCCGGGTTGGCGATGGCCAGCAGCACCAGACCGAGCGCCAGCGCCCGCAGGATCGCGGTGCGACCGCGCGCGACGAAGGCGAGGACCACGAAGATCGCCACCAGGACGCCGAGGCCGGTGATGACCGGCCAGGGCACCAGGGGTGTGAAACTGAGGCTCAGCATGGGCTAGCCGCCTCCGGCATAGTGATGAAAGGGCAGAACGTCGCCGCCGACATCCCTCCCCCGCAGAGGGGGGAGGGCATGCTTCGCGGGCGCGCCGTCTCGACGGCCATCACTGCCCCAACCGCTCGAGCAGCGCCGGCACGTGGACCTGATCCGCCTTGTAGTTGCCGGTGAGGGTGTAGATCACGAGATTGATGCCGCCGCGGAAGGACATCTCGCGCTGGCGCTGGTCGCCGCCGACGATCGGGTAGAGCGCTTCGCCGCGCTTGCCAACCGCCCAGGCGGCGGCGAGGTCGTTGCCGGTGATGACGATGGGGGAGACACCGTCCCCGGCCCTGGCGGGACGGCGCTCGGCACCGTCTCCGGCTGGCGGCAGGGTCTCGACCCAGGTCTGTCCGGTGGCGTAGCGACCGGGGAAGCTGTCGACGAGATAGAACGCCTTGGTCAGCACGTGGTCCGCGGGAACCGGCTCCAGTTCCGGCACTTCGAGGGTCGACAGCATCTTGCGCAGATAGGCGGCCTCCGGCGTCGGCGGACCGCCCTGGCGCGCGGTCAGCGCGTCGCGGGTGTCGAACAGGACGGTGCCGCCATTGCGCATGAAGGCGTCGATCCGGCGGATCGCGGCCTCGCTCGGCTGCGGGCGGCTGGCGACGATGGGCCAGTAGATGATCGGATAGAACGCAAGCTCGTCCTTGGACGGATCGATGCCGATCGGGTCGCCCGGCTCCAGGGCCGTGCGGCTCGCGAGCATCTGGGTCAGGCCGTTCAGCCCGGCCCGGCTCGCCGTATCGGTCGCCTCGTCCCCGGTGACGATATAGGCGAGGCGGGTGGCAAGCGCCGAGTCGAACGTGTTGGGCCGCGCCACTTCCTGCGCATGCGGGCCGCTGGAGAGCGCCGTCATGCCGAGCCCGGCCAGCACGAGGATGGCAGCCGACCGGCCGGCGAAACGGCCGAACAGGCCGCCGCGCGAACGGTTGAACAGGCCGCCGAGCCACAGACCGGCGAGGGTGTCGAGGATCAGGAGCATCAGGGCCAGCGTAAACAGCGTAGCGCGCAAGTCGAGTGTGTCTCCGCCGGTGAGGGATCCGGTGCGGGCATCGGTCAGCGAAGCCAGGTCGAGAGGCTTCAACCGGTCGTCCGGCCGCAGGGCGTTCACCGCCACGCCGCCATCGGCCGGGCCGTAGAACCCGGCCGGATGCTCGAGGCTCGCGCGCTCGCCGTAATCGGCCGGCACCGCCGTGGCACCGGCGGGCGGGCTGCCCAGCGCTCCGAACCCGTCGAGGGTGAGGCGCGGGGCGAGCACGGCGGCCGCCGGCCGCGCCGCACCCTCGGTTCCGTTCGGCGAGGTGCTCCCCGAGAGGGCGACGACCCGGCGCAGCATGTCGATGAAGAGGCCCGACAGCGGCAGGTTCGACCACGTCGTGTCGGCGGTGACGTGGAACAGGACCACCTGCCCCTGACCGCGCTTCTCGGCGGTGACGATGGGCGTGCCGTCCTGGAGAGAGGCCCAGGTCCGGCCCGGCAGGTCCCCATCCGGCTCCGCCAGGATCTGGCGGCGCACGCCGATATCGGCCGGCGGCACCAGACCGGCGAAGGGGCTCTCCGGCGCGAAGGCGGCCAGGGTCTTGGGGCTGTCCCAGGACAGCGTGCCGCCCAGTGTCCGGCCGCCACGGCGAAGGCGGACGGGGACCAGGGTGTCGTTGCCCGCCGCCAGGCGAGGTCCCGCGAAGCGCAGCAGCAGGCCGCCTTCGTCCACGAACTTCGCTACGCGCCGCATCGTCTGCTCGTCGAGGGCGCCGACATCGGCGAGCACCAGCACCGAGACCTGATTGTCGAGGAGCTGCCCCACCGAATCGGCGACCCCCTTAGCGCCGCGAGCTTCCTGCACGTCGGCGAACGGCGTCAGGGCGCGGGAGAGATAGTAGGTCGGGGCCAAAAGTGGCTGGGCCTGATCGCTGGTGCCGCCGAAGACGAGGCCGACGCGGCGGCGCTTGCCGCGCTCGTCCATCAGCGTCACGGCGCCGGCGGACCGCTCGGCCGCGATCTCCAGCCGGCTGATCCCGTTGCGAAGCTCCACCGGGAGCTCGAACACGATCTTGGCCTCGGTCGCACCATCGGAAAAACGGAAATCGTGCTCGGCGAGGGGGAGGCCCTTCTGATCGAGAGCGCGAACGAGGCCGGAATCGCGGCCATTGGGCGAGGCGCGCAGCACTCGGGCCGTCAGCTTTCCCCCGCTTTCGGCCGCGGACAGCGCGAGCGCCG belongs to Methylobacterium sp. 77 and includes:
- a CDS encoding extracellular solute-binding protein; the encoded protein is MSGAPTRRDFVVGAGVLGVATVLPGPARAAPAGPSHGMSSFGELKYPVDLRHFDYVDPAAPRGGRFTAQLSSTLGNQANDTFNTLNIYVLRGDGAAGMNLTFDSLMVRALDEPDALYGLVARNVEASEDGLTYRFALRPQARFHDGSRLTAADVAFSLMLLKEKGHPEISQVIRDMAEAVAEGDETVVVRFDKGRSRDLPLFVATLPIFSKAYQAGRDFEASTLEPPMGSGPYKVGRLEAGRFIELERVADYWAADLPVMIGHNNFDQIRYEYFRDRQVAFEAFKSGIFTFREEFTARVWATGYDFPAFREGRVRKEVVPDARPSGTQGWWINTRREAFADRRVREAIGLCFDFPWANKNLMFGAYIRTASFFENSDLKATGKPSPDELALLDPMRADLPDEVFAEAWQPAHSDGSGQDRALLSRAVALLREAGCTRDGGTIKLPNGKPLEIEFLDADPGLEPHTQSFIRNLGLIGIKAGIRRVDASQYQARLKDFDFDVTSRRYGSGPTPGPELRQVYGSASAATPGSDNLAGVSNATVDALIGKVLDATSRTDLTTAARALDRVLRSGRYWIPMWYKADHRLALWDVYDHPVPGPAYDLGAPSIWWHDADKARRIGRN
- a CDS encoding microcin C ABC transporter permease YejB — its product is MLAYILRRIALMVPTIFGIMLITFVIVQFAPGGPVERVLAQLQGQGEGSLSRVTGGAGDLGGGGRSAGGGSEASSRYRGAQGLDPAFIKKLEQQFGFDKPAPERFAKMLWDYATFDFGKSYFRDVSVLQLIRERLPVSISLGLWMTLLSYAISIPLGIRKAVKDGSRFDLWTSSIVIIGYAIPSFLFGIALIILFAGGSFLQIFPIRGLTSEGFDSFTLWGKIVDYAWHMTLPLTALVLGAFATSTLLTKNSFLDEIRKQYVLTARMKGLTERRVLYGHVFRNAMLIVVAGFPGAFISAFFAGSLLIETIFSLDGLGLLSFTSIVGRDYPIVFATLYIFSLMGLAMNLLSDLIYTWIDPRIDFSARAT
- a CDS encoding N-acetyltransferase, whose product is MTSLPLVIRPERPGDVDAIDRLHARAFGPGRFARTAYRLREGTLPLVDLCFTALVGTYLVGSLRIGPAQAGGPLLVLGPLTVDPSFEKRGIGGSLMRASLDAARAGGHGLVVLVGDAPYYRRFGFTPVPPGRLIPPGPVDPSRFLWLELHPGAIGTVSGIVSADRSLATLGGEARG
- a CDS encoding membrane protein; the encoded protein is MLSLSFTPLVPWPVITGLGVLVAIFVVLAFVARGRTAILRALALGLVLLAIANPALVREDREPVKDIAAIVVDRSGSQTLGDRPAMTDAVRAELQRRFGALTNIEPRFIDVPDAKDGDDGTKLFTALSQGLADVPPDRLAGVVMLTDGVVHDIPASVAALGIKAPLHVLVTGHPDERDRQIKLIEAPRFGIVGRDLTIRAEVMERGGTGSATVTVRRDGEEIGRRTFPTGQPFSLTTKIEHGGPNVVEIEVEPLPGELTTINNRAVLPIEGIREKLRVLLVSGEPHQGERTWRNLLKSDANVDLVHFTILRPPEKQDGTPISELSLIAFPTRELFVQKIKDFDLIIFDRYANQSVLPSAYFDNIVRYVRDGGALLIAAGPEFASSASLARTRLAQILPGEPNGRVVEQPYKATLTGTGTRHPVTRALPGSDASPPAWGDWLRIVSAQTKAGIQPILQGPNALPLLALSREEKGRVALLLSDHAWLWARGYQEGGPYLDLLRRLGHWLMKEPALEEEALRAQTTGHGREVRVERQTMAETAEPVTVKGPTGPERTLTLTQGEPGLFSTTFEATELGLHTLRSGSLIAFVSVGPPNPRELTDVFSDTERLKALAEGTGGSIRRIADAGGSNVVPRLQSVRSGRLAGADWIGFRPSDSAVIRGVEVYPLALGLWALVALAGAVLAMWLVEGRSGRAA
- a CDS encoding DUF4159 domain-containing protein → MFGLPLTFAAPLALAALIALPALWYLLRVTPPRPQRIEFPPLRIMADLIGKRETPARTPPWLLILRMIAAACLILAVSGPVWNPSGIGATSGRTPLLVMLDNGFAAAHDWRERMRVAIDEIEAASRDGRPVAVIALADAPAAFEARTPAAALDRVRAVAPRSHLPDRDGHLSTIAAFLDRAPGSAVVWISDGIAGTGADAFGKGLSDAVNKAGARLTILRADQSPALALSAAESGGKLTARVLRASPNGRDSGLVRALDQKGLPLAEHDFRFSDGATEAKIVFELPVELRNGISRLEIAAERSAGAVTLMDERGKRRRVGLVFGGTSDQAQPLLAPTYYLSRALTPFADVQEARGAKGVADSVGQLLDNQVSVLVLADVGALDEQTMRRVAKFVDEGGLLLRFAGPRLAAGNDTLVPVRLRRGGRTLGGTLSWDSPKTLAAFAPESPFAGLVPPADIGVRRQILAEPDGDLPGRTWASLQDGTPIVTAEKRGQGQVVLFHVTADTTWSNLPLSGLFIDMLRRVVALSGSTSPNGTEGAARPAAAVLAPRLTLDGFGALGSPPAGATAVPADYGERASLEHPAGFYGPADGGVAVNALRPDDRLKPLDLASLTDARTGSLTGGDTLDLRATLFTLALMLLILDTLAGLWLGGLFNRSRGGLFGRFAGRSAAILVLAGLGMTALSSGPHAQEVARPNTFDSALATRLAYIVTGDEATDTASRAGLNGLTQMLASRTALEPGDPIGIDPSKDELAFYPIIYWPIVASRPQPSEAAIRRIDAFMRNGGTVLFDTRDALTARQGGPPTPEAAYLRKMLSTLEVPELEPVPADHVLTKAFYLVDSFPGRYATGQTWVETLPPAGDGAERRPARAGDGVSPIVITGNDLAAAWAVGKRGEALYPIVGGDQRQREMSFRGGINLVIYTLTGNYKADQVHVPALLERLGQ